In Lentibacillus amyloliquefaciens, one DNA window encodes the following:
- the murB gene encoding UDP-N-acetylmuramate dehydrogenase has translation MVSSHHTYEKLTAITSRENVMADECLEDHTYTRLGGKADFYVTPETYKEVQEIVKVSLAEDIPFTLLGNGSNLIIKDGGIRGIVLNLGKLTTISTDGTRLVAQSGARIIDASQKALSCSLTGLEFACGIPGSVGGALFMNAGAYGGEIKDVLESTKVVDREGSLLTLAAEDLDLEYRSSNIPDKGYIVLEATFSMKKGAYVDIKAIMDDLTFKRESKQPLEYPSCGSVFKRPPGYFAGKLIQDSDLQGKQIGGAQVSLKHAGFIINLNGASATEYINLIHFVQDTVKKKFGVNLEREVKIIGEESPG, from the coding sequence GTGGTAAGCAGTCACCATACTTATGAGAAACTGACAGCTATTACCTCACGGGAAAATGTAATGGCAGATGAATGTTTGGAAGATCATACGTACACACGCCTGGGTGGTAAAGCTGATTTCTACGTAACCCCTGAAACATATAAAGAAGTGCAGGAAATCGTCAAGGTTTCATTGGCGGAGGATATTCCTTTCACGTTACTTGGGAATGGTTCAAATCTGATTATAAAAGATGGGGGCATCCGCGGTATTGTGCTGAACTTAGGCAAACTGACAACAATCAGTACAGATGGTACCCGGCTTGTCGCACAAAGCGGCGCCAGAATTATTGATGCCTCACAAAAAGCTTTATCTTGTTCGCTGACAGGCCTTGAATTTGCCTGTGGCATCCCGGGATCTGTAGGGGGCGCATTGTTTATGAATGCCGGAGCTTATGGCGGCGAAATAAAAGATGTCCTGGAAAGCACGAAAGTCGTGGACAGAGAAGGCAGCCTCCTTACATTGGCCGCCGAAGATCTTGATTTGGAATATCGGTCCAGCAATATTCCGGATAAAGGGTATATTGTATTAGAAGCAACCTTTTCGATGAAGAAGGGAGCATATGTGGATATTAAAGCCATCATGGATGACTTGACGTTTAAGCGTGAGTCCAAGCAGCCACTGGAGTACCCGTCATGCGGCAGTGTATTTAAGCGTCCACCGGGCTATTTTGCCGGAAAACTGATTCAGGACAGCGATCTGCAGGGTAAACAAATTGGTGGTGCACAGGTGTCTTTGAAGCATGCAGGATTTATCATTAATCTTAATGGGGCATCGGCAACCGAATATATCAACCTGATTCATTTCGTGCAAGATACGGTGAAGAAAAAATTCGGTGTCAACCTCGAACGTGAAGTAAAAATTATCGGGGAAGAATCGCCAGGATAA
- a CDS encoding alpha/beta hydrolase, with translation MKLKYMMGTAVLLLVIAGVFNMLYVPETIKSEKNIESPTVFVHGYKGTKNSFGNMLERFEYTYGLGRTALIYKVSPDGKLDVYHLNNGGYTETVFVQAIFEDNRASIQNTSEWLAKLMAHMKKTYGVKTANLAGHSMGGLVSMAYTENYQDYSLYPKVNKLAVIGSPIDGIYNESYFEIHHDPAAEDLKPDSYALKRLRLNKDAIPEDLEILSIGSTGDSVARPESVEGIRNIVDEKQLTYKMIEDPTLGHSELHEDARVDKMIYSFLQLQERSETTAKD, from the coding sequence ATGAAACTGAAATATATGATGGGTACAGCCGTATTATTGCTTGTAATAGCCGGTGTTTTTAATATGCTGTATGTGCCCGAAACAATTAAATCCGAAAAAAATATTGAGAGCCCAACCGTCTTTGTTCATGGCTATAAGGGTACAAAGAATTCGTTCGGAAATATGCTGGAGCGGTTTGAGTATACGTATGGTCTGGGCCGGACAGCATTGATTTATAAAGTTTCCCCTGACGGCAAATTGGATGTTTATCATTTGAATAACGGGGGATATACGGAGACTGTGTTCGTTCAGGCCATATTTGAAGATAATCGGGCCAGCATCCAGAACACTTCTGAATGGCTGGCAAAACTTATGGCACATATGAAGAAAACTTATGGGGTGAAGACAGCGAATCTGGCAGGGCACTCGATGGGCGGATTAGTATCGATGGCATATACAGAAAATTACCAGGACTATTCGCTTTATCCGAAAGTGAACAAACTGGCTGTAATCGGCAGTCCAATTGATGGGATATATAATGAAAGTTATTTCGAAATCCATCATGACCCTGCAGCCGAAGACCTTAAGCCTGATTCATATGCACTTAAAAGGCTCCGCTTGAATAAAGATGCTATACCGGAGGATTTAGAAATATTAAGTATTGGAAGTACAGGAGATTCTGTAGCACGCCCGGAAAGTGTCGAGGGGATACGAAATATTGTAGACGAGAAACAATTGACCTATAAAATGATAGAAGATCCGACCTTGGGACATAGTGAATTACATGAAGATGCCCGGGTTGATAAAATGATTTATTCCTTTCTTCAATTGCAGGAGAGGTCAGAAACGACAGCAAAGGATTGA
- a CDS encoding YbaN family protein — translation MQRIKKALLVIAGSISLGLGLLGIILPLLPTTPLLLLAAACYVRSSERLYDWLITNKYFGSYIRNYRNGKGIPLKAKVMGVSMIWLAMSYTILFVVPLLIVQILLFGIGAFFTWFILKQKTLRPSNRI, via the coding sequence ATGCAACGAATAAAAAAAGCATTATTAGTCATTGCCGGGTCAATTTCACTTGGTTTGGGTCTGTTGGGTATCATACTTCCGCTTTTGCCCACCACGCCTTTACTGCTGCTTGCGGCTGCCTGTTATGTCAGGAGCTCTGAGCGTTTGTACGACTGGCTGATCACCAATAAATATTTCGGTTCCTATATCCGGAACTATCGGAATGGAAAGGGGATCCCCCTGAAAGCAAAAGTAATGGGCGTTTCGATGATATGGCTTGCGATGAGCTATACTATCCTCTTTGTTGTACCACTCTTAATTGTTCAAATTCTCTTGTTCGGGATTGGAGCCTTTTTTACATGGTTTATTCTGAAACAAAAGACACTCCGGCCGAGCAACCGGATTTAG